From Apium graveolens cultivar Ventura chromosome 9, ASM990537v1, whole genome shotgun sequence, the proteins below share one genomic window:
- the LOC141682454 gene encoding uncharacterized protein LOC141682454 produces MQMMHMTLLCSPDRMVSPLPQPNFTLFSAFNKPKLCRSRNIIAMAKNDTSSEDETGIAEKAGIAIGLVSNPIIAWSLYTLNTTGCGLPPGPGGSIGALEGVSYLAIVGIIGWSLYTKSKTGSGLPNGPFGLLGAVEGLSYLSLLAILVVFGLQFVQQGSIPGPLPTQQCFA; encoded by the coding sequence ATGCAGATGATGCATATGACACTTCTTTGTAGTCCAGACCGCATGGTTTCTCCTCTGCCTCAGCCAAACTTCACTCTGTTCTCCGCATTTAACAAGCCAAAATTATGCAGATCACGCAACATAATAGCCATGGCCAAGAATGACACCAGTTCCGAAGATGAAACTGGCATCGCTGAGAAAGCTGGGATAGCCATCGGACTCGTATCGAATCCGATCATCGCATGGTCTCTTTACACTCTCAACACCACTGGCTGCGGTTTACCACCTGGACCAGGTGGTTCTATTGGTGCACTGGAAGGAGTGAGCTACTTGGCAATTGTGGGAATTATAGGTTGGTCATTGTACACCAAGTCCAAGACTGGTTCAGGTCTACCAAATGGACCATTTGGTTTGTTAGGTGCTGTAGAAGGACTATCTTATTTGTCATTGCTAGCTATTTTAGTTGTTTTTGGATTGCAGTTTGTTCAGCAAGGCTCCATTCCTGGACCCCTTCCTACTCAACAATGCTTTGCCTAG
- the LOC141687388 gene encoding putative protein phosphatase 2C 80 isoform X1 yields the protein MPALFNSGFGNSVKSLLPKPRFLSLHSQFCCMGFGTRENSVDIVGNYSHCTNIMASASAAGDIVVDGLISRFGNVTSFAIPIGVYCNENVGCRSFQNFSMRLRSREPYDNRWLVRGYFIFDVTQRSFSSSSNFDPSFKTAHASSSPCYSDGLVPDMTVNGLSCSQQLATTNVPAHHCRHDLAEKNLKLLSGSCYLPHPDKEETGGEDAHFICVNEQVIGVADGVGSWADVGVNAGLYARELMSNSVGAILNEPEDGIDPARVLTRAHSATKAKGSSTACIICLKEEGIHAINLGDSGFIIVRDGCTVFESPVQQHGFNFPYQLECSSRSDQPNSGQVFMIPVVPGDVIVAATDGLFDNLFNDEVTSIVADGMREGLNPDALSQKLAASAQQRAQDKYKQTPFSTAAKEAGFRYYGGKLDDITVLVSHISSSTN from the exons ATGCCTGCTTTATTCAATTCGGGTTTTGGGAATTCAGTTAAATCTTTGCTTCCAAAGCCAAGATTCCTGTCTCTGCATTCCCAATTCTGTTGTATGGGATTTGGGACTAGAGAGAATAGTGTTGATATAGTTGGAAACTACTCACATTGCACAAATATTATGGCATCAGCTTCTGCAGCTGGAGACATTGTTGTCGATGGCTTAATTTCGAGGTTTGGGAATGTCACTAGTTTTGCAATACCTATAGGCGTTTATTGTAATGAAAATGTTGGTTGTAGGAGTTTTCAGAATTTTAGTATGAGGCTAAGAAGTAGAGAACCGTATGACAATCGTTGGTTGGTTCGTGGGTATTTTATATTCGATGTTACACAGAGGTCTTTTAGCTCTAGTTCAAATTTTGATCCTTCTTTCAAGACTGCCCATGCCTCCTCTTCGCCATGTTACTCGGACGGATTAGTTCCAGATATGACAGTGAATGGATTATCATGTAGCCAACAGCTTGCAACTACTAATGTGCCAGCTCACCA TTGCAGACACGATCTTGCCGAGAAAAACTTGAAACTGCTTTCTGGATCATGTTACCTGCCACATCCCGATAAGGAAGAAACAGGTGGGGAGGATGCTCACTTCATTTGTGTGAATGAGCAAGTCATTGGTGTTGCCGATGGTGTTGGTTCCTGGGCAGATGTTGGAGTTAATGCTGGACTATATGCCCGTGAACTCATGTCTAATTCAGTAGGAGCAATTTTAAATGAGCCTGAGGATGGCATTGATCCTGCTAGGGTGTTAACTAGAGCCCATTCTGCTACAAAAGCTAAGGGATCCTCAACAGCCTGCATCATATGCCTTAAAGAAGAG GGTATACATGCTATTAATCTCGGTGACAGTGGATTCATCATAGTAAGAGATGGTTGCACTGTCTTTGAGTCCCCTGTGCAGCAGCATGGTTTTAACTTCCCGTATCAGCTGGAGTGTAGTAGCAGAAGTGATCAACCAAATTCTGGCCAG GTGTTTATGATTCCTGTGGTACCTGGAGATGTGATTGTTGCTGCAACAGATGGATTATTTGACAATTTATTCAATGATGAGGTAACATCTATTGTTGCTGATGGGATGAGAGAAGGTCTAAATCCTGATGCTTTATCTCAGAAATTAGCTGCTTCGGCACAACAAAGAGCTCAAGACAAATATAAGCAGACTCCCTTCTCTACAGCAGCCAAGGAAGCAGGATTCAGATACTATGGTGGAAAGCTTGACGACATAACAGTTTTAGTCTCTCATATAAGCAGCTCGACCAACTAA
- the LOC141687388 gene encoding putative protein phosphatase 2C 80 isoform X2 produces the protein MPALFNSGFGNSVKSLLPKPRFLSLHSQFCCMGFGTRENSVDIVGNYSHCTNIMASASAAGDIVVDGLISRFGNVTSFAIPIGVYCNENVGCRSFQNFSMRLRSREPYDNRWLVRGYFIFDVTQRSFSSSSNFDPSFKTAHASSSPCYSDGLVPDMTVNGLSCSQQLATTNVPAHHCRHDLAEKNLKLLSGSCYLPHPDKEETGGEDAHFICVNEQVIGVADGVGSWADVGVNAGLYARELMSNSVGAILNEPEDGIDPARVLTRAHSATKAKGSSTACIICLKEEGIHAINLGDSGFIIVRDGCTVFESPVQQHGFNFPYQLECSSRSDQPNSGQVFMIPVVPGDVIVAATDGLFDNLFNEGLNPDALSQKLAASAQQRAQDKYKQTPFSTAAKEAGFRYYGGKLDDITVLVSHISSSTN, from the exons ATGCCTGCTTTATTCAATTCGGGTTTTGGGAATTCAGTTAAATCTTTGCTTCCAAAGCCAAGATTCCTGTCTCTGCATTCCCAATTCTGTTGTATGGGATTTGGGACTAGAGAGAATAGTGTTGATATAGTTGGAAACTACTCACATTGCACAAATATTATGGCATCAGCTTCTGCAGCTGGAGACATTGTTGTCGATGGCTTAATTTCGAGGTTTGGGAATGTCACTAGTTTTGCAATACCTATAGGCGTTTATTGTAATGAAAATGTTGGTTGTAGGAGTTTTCAGAATTTTAGTATGAGGCTAAGAAGTAGAGAACCGTATGACAATCGTTGGTTGGTTCGTGGGTATTTTATATTCGATGTTACACAGAGGTCTTTTAGCTCTAGTTCAAATTTTGATCCTTCTTTCAAGACTGCCCATGCCTCCTCTTCGCCATGTTACTCGGACGGATTAGTTCCAGATATGACAGTGAATGGATTATCATGTAGCCAACAGCTTGCAACTACTAATGTGCCAGCTCACCA TTGCAGACACGATCTTGCCGAGAAAAACTTGAAACTGCTTTCTGGATCATGTTACCTGCCACATCCCGATAAGGAAGAAACAGGTGGGGAGGATGCTCACTTCATTTGTGTGAATGAGCAAGTCATTGGTGTTGCCGATGGTGTTGGTTCCTGGGCAGATGTTGGAGTTAATGCTGGACTATATGCCCGTGAACTCATGTCTAATTCAGTAGGAGCAATTTTAAATGAGCCTGAGGATGGCATTGATCCTGCTAGGGTGTTAACTAGAGCCCATTCTGCTACAAAAGCTAAGGGATCCTCAACAGCCTGCATCATATGCCTTAAAGAAGAG GGTATACATGCTATTAATCTCGGTGACAGTGGATTCATCATAGTAAGAGATGGTTGCACTGTCTTTGAGTCCCCTGTGCAGCAGCATGGTTTTAACTTCCCGTATCAGCTGGAGTGTAGTAGCAGAAGTGATCAACCAAATTCTGGCCAG GTGTTTATGATTCCTGTGGTACCTGGAGATGTGATTGTTGCTGCAACAGATGGATTATTTGACAATTTATTCAAT GAAGGTCTAAATCCTGATGCTTTATCTCAGAAATTAGCTGCTTCGGCACAACAAAGAGCTCAAGACAAATATAAGCAGACTCCCTTCTCTACAGCAGCCAAGGAAGCAGGATTCAGATACTATGGTGGAAAGCTTGACGACATAACAGTTTTAGTCTCTCATATAAGCAGCTCGACCAACTAA